From the Glutamicibacter halophytocola genome, the window CAAATTCGCGCATGTAGTCATCGCGGGTGGACGTTTCGGCGTTCAGGCGCTCAAAAGTGGTTTCCTGCGTGGCCTTGGCATCTTCGCCGGCGACGATCAGCGCGTATTTGATCTGCCCGGAGTCGATCATGTTTGCCGCCAGGCTCATGCCGTTGACAAATCCGAGGCATGCGTTGGCCACGTCGAAGTTCATTGCCGAGGACGGCAGGCCCAGGCCATTGTGCACCTTGGACGCGACCGATGGTTCGAGGTTGCGCCGGGTCACCGACGTATTAATAAGCAGGCCGATTTCGCTGGCATCAACGCCGGCCTGGGCCAAGGCCTTTTTGCCGGCGAGGATTGCCGCATCGTCGAACTCGACGCCATCAGCCCACCAGCGGCGTTCCTTGACACCGGAAACGCGCTCGAGGAGTTTCTTGGATAGCCGCAGCCGCTTCAAACTTGGAGCCAGCCGCTCATCAAATTCTGCTGAGCTCACCACCTCTGGCGCGAGAACGCTGTTCACTGATAAAAGCGCAACGTTGTGGTGTTTAAAGGTGGCATTGCCGTTCAAAGTGTTGCCTTCGTTTCTGCTGGACTATCTGTGTGTTGCATACTGCGATGAAACGTCTTAACCGAGTGGGCGCGCGAAACGCCGACGGTAAGGTTGCTCTTCTACATTATTCCTTGACCGGCTGTGAGAAGAACTTGAGCAGCCGATTTCAGCCGAGGGCACGAAATGGGAATAACGCAGACTAAGCCGATCCTACAGAGTTGACCTTTGAGATTCATGGAAGGAGCCCCATCTCGCATCAGGCGATGGCGCAGATTTTCGCGGTGTATCGCGAGCGGGGCCCTGCAAGCCAGCTCGTTGCTCCGGTCAACCTGAAGTGAAAATCAAGATCATTTTCCAAAGCAGCCGCTGGCGCGGGAACTTGGCTGTTCGACCTGCACTCGAAATCGGATGAGGCCAACGCAGAAGGCAGAGTGCTCCTCGCAGAGCCAAAAGCACGTCGGTGGGGTTCCCGCGGGAGCCTATTGACCAGGCTGGCCGGGCTTCGATTCGGAAAGACAGCTCACTGGAATCCACCCTGGGTAAATTCATTTCCTGCGATAGCCGCAGTAGGATTTCAGCCATGACCTATCGCTTTAGCCAGGTGGACGTCTTCTCCTCGGATCCCTGCCTGGGCAACCCCGTGGCAGTAATACTGGACGCGCAAGAGCTGGATGATGCCACCTTGCGGCGATTCTCGGTCTGGACGAACCTGTCTGAATGCACCTTCGTGCTTCCGCCCACCATTTCCGGAGCGGACTATCGCGTGCGGATCTTCAGCATGAACCTTGAATTGCCCTTTGCCGGGCACCCGACGTTGGGTACGGCTCGTGCCTGGTTGGATGCCGGGGGAGTGCCTGCAAACGACGGCATGATTATTCAAGAATGCGAAGCAGGGCTAGTGCCCATCCGCATTGAAGGAGACCTGTTGTCCTTCGCCGCGCCACCACTCCAGCGGTCTGGACCGGTAGATCCACAATTAGCTGATGAGCTCTTGGACATCCTTGGCGCGGATCCGGCACGGGTTCTTGATATGCAGTGGCTGGATAATGGCCCGGGCTGGGTTGGTGTTCTGATGGATAGTGCCCAGAGCGTGCTGGACCTGTGGCCCGATGCCTCAAATTATCCTGGACGATGGGATATCGGCGTTATAGGTGCACACCCCGAAGGTTCAGAAAAAGCCTTTGAAGTCCGTGGTTTCTTCACCGAAGGCACCGAACCGCTGCGTGAAGATCCCGTGACTGGAAGCCTCAATGCCTCAGCTGCACAATGGCTCATTGCCACTGGCCGTGCCACAGCTCCGTACATTGCTGGCCAGGGAAGCGCGATGGGACGCAACGGAGAAATATTCATCAGCGCACAGGACGAGCAACTGTGGGTTGGCGGCCGTGCCGAGGTCATTTTGAGCGGCACCGCCAATCTTTAGGACAGCGCCTTTCAGAGCAATAAAAAAATTGCCCCGGCCGGTTTATTTTCGGTTTAACGCGCTAATAGGGAATGTGAAAAAATAAAGCATGGACAATAAGCTCGGAAAGTCTGCCCGGGTAGGCATCCGAGATGTTGCCGCCGCCGCAGGTGTCTCTCCCACAACGGTTTCGCATGCGCTGAGCGGGGCGCGCGCCATCAATCCGGAAACCCGCGTGCGGGTCCTGGAGATCGCCCAGAAGCTTGGATATTCCCCGGATCTGCGGGCCAGGGGCCTGAGAAGTTCTCGAACCTTCAACGTCGGTCTGCTGAGCGACACGATTGCGGTCACTCCCTATGCCGGGTTGATCATCAGCGGCGCGCAAGATGCAGCCGCAGAGCATGAGAGCGTGGTTCTTGCGCTGGATTCCACCGGGGATGCACAACGTGAATTGATGGGCATACGAACATTGCTTGACCACCGCGTCGATGGCCTGGTTTACGCGAGAATGTCCCATCAATCGGTCACGGTTCCCCGGGAGCTCGACGGGATCCCGGTGGTGCTGGCCAATGCCTCCAGCGCCGAATCGAAATATTCATCGGTGGTTCCCGATGAACAGCAAATCGGCCTGGATGCAACTGGCCATCTGCTCGGTGTCGGCCATGAGCGCATTGGGTTTGCAACGGTGACGGAGAACGTTCCGGCCGCCGCGGGCCGCGAGCTTGGCTATCGTTCGGCCATTCAGGCGGCCGGTCTGCCAGTGAATGAGGCCTGGATTTCTGCGTCCACCGGTGATGCCAAGGGTGGCCGGGAAGCCGGTCGTGCCATTCTTGACCGGGAAAACCGGCCCACCGCCATTTTCTGTTTTAACGATGAAATGGCGATGGGCGTGTATCAAGCAGCCAATGATCTTGGGCTGTCGATTCCCGGGGACCTATCTGTCATTGGCGTTGATGATCTTCAATTGATCACCCAGGCGCTAGTCCCAAACCTGACTACTATCGCCTTGCCGCACTACCAGATGGGCCATTGGGCTGTGTCACAGCTTTTTGCCCAAGCAGCGGCCGAGCCAAACGCCCACAAGGCAGAACGATTGCTTTGCCAGCTGGTTCAACGAGATTCAGTCAAGGCTCCGAAGGGCTAGGTCTTATTGGCGTTGGGTTGCGGCTACGGCCAACGGCGTCGTGGTTGATTCACTCACTTCTGTAGTGCCACCGAGCGACTTGACCGTGAGCTCGTGACCGCCGGGGGCCAGGAAGGCAGTGGAGCTTAGCGCCGCTTGCCCATCCTGCGCGAAAACTTCCACGGAGGTCGTGTCCACGATGATATCCAGGGAGACCTTTCCGTTGTGCGCAGGAAGCTGCTCGCTGCGAATCTCGCGGTAAGTCTCGGGCATGGTGCCAGCAACCTTGTCCTTGTCCCGGTTTAGGAACAGCTTCTGGTCCTTGAAGCTATAGCCAACAATGACGGACGCGCCCTGGGCGTCTTTCAGCTCAACTCGGGTTTCTTCGGATGGAGCCGTCGGATCCTGCGCGAGATCAACATGAAGACGATAGGCGTCAGATTCTGGCTTGCCCAGTGGAGCGACCTGATCCTCGGTCGCCAGCTGAGGCGGGGTCATTGCAGGGTCGCCTTCCAGCTCGTCCAGGGCGCCGATGGGTTCCGAGAATAGCTGGGGGTGCCCCTCAACGTCTCGCAGCGAGAGCTGTCGAACCGTGGACATGGTTCCGCCGGACCAATCGCCCAGAGGCAGGTCTGATGCGTAGGCCCAGTTATTCATCCAGCCCATCGCGTAGCGGTGCTCCGGAGGTGTGTGCGCCGCTGGGCCTTCCCAGGTAACTGCTGCATAGAAGTCGGAGCCGGCATCGAGCCAACGCGGGTCTTTTTCCTCGGGAGTGAAGTTCTTGCCATCAAAGGAACCGGTCCAATAGGCATAGCCCGTGGTTCGTCCGGAGCTTGTGCCGTTGGCGCTGATGCCCAAGACCCAGGTGGTGCGTTCAGGGTCTCCGTCCACTGGCATTTGGAATATGTCAGGGCATTCGACGATGCCCAAGCCCGTGGTTTCAAAGCCCGACTGGTAGTCCCAGGACTTCAAATCCTTGGACGTGTAGAAGCCGACCTTGCTTCCTTCAGCCAGAAGCATGAGCCATCTGCTGCGTTCTTGATCCCACACGACCTTTGGATCGCGCCAGGCTTCGACCCCGGGGTTGTCCATCACAGGGTTGGCCTCATAGGAGGTGAAAGAGTAGCCGCCGTCAGTCGAATAGAACAGCGACTGGCGCTGCACGCCATCCACCTGCTGGGTTACCAGGGAGATCACCGCGTTCTTGCCAAAGCCGGCAGTGTTCTCGGTGTCGACCACCGCGCTGCCAGTCCAGATATCGCCAAGGCCATTCTTGTATTTTTCAATGGCCACGCCTTCATCTTTCCAATGAACGAGGTCAGTGGAAGTGGCGTGATACCACTCGGTCCCATTACCCGCAGGGTAATCAGCGTTATAGAGGTAGTAGAAGTGCCACCGGCCGTCGAGGAAAAAGGGGCGTTGCGGGTCGTTCATCCAGTTTTGCCCAGGCGTGAGGTGGGTTGCCGGACGATATTCGGACCAGGCCCCAGGGCGCTGGAATTTCGAATCAACCTGGGTGGGCGGTACCGCGCCGGGCGAAGAAGCATCCGGCTTGGACCACAGGATTTGCCCTGTCGCCGCCGCTCCGAGCACCACCAAGCACAGTACAGCTATCGCTAAAAGCTTTCTGGAGTTCCTGGGCTGTGGTTCTGTCATCGCTCTTTCCAATGGTCGGGTTCGAACGCCAGGCTAAATGAACGGCGCGTCTGCGTCGTCGCAAAATTTTTGGGGAGAGATCGTGCGTCACTACGAGTGACCACTATTCACGCTAGCGAACGTCCAAAACGTTTTGCAAACAATGTGATGGAGATTTCGTAAGGTTTCCTAAAAAATGTGATCCTGCTTCCAAAACGTTTTGGATTGATTGACAGAACCTATGCAACTCCTTAGATTCGACTGTGGAGAGAGCGTGTGTCGCGGTACGAGAGATTGTCCGATTCCATATCGAACAAAGGCAAACAATCGTGAACAAGCAACGCACCAAACGCGGCATTCTTGCCGCAGCATTGAGCATCGGAGCGCTCGGAGCAACTTTGATTTCGGGGCCAGCCATGGCTGCCACCGAACCAGTGCCTGGCTTCCCCCAGCCAACCGAGCACACCCAGAAGGCGTACAGCCCCACCGACGATTTCACCTCGCGTTGGACCCGTGCCGATGCAAAGCAGATCAAGGCCATGTCCGACCCGAACGCGGGATCGCGTGAAAAC encodes:
- a CDS encoding 3-oxoacyl-ACP synthase III; translation: MNGNATFKHHNVALLSVNSVLAPEVVSSAEFDERLAPSLKRLRLSKKLLERVSGVKERRWWADGVEFDDAAILAGKKALAQAGVDASEIGLLINTSVTRRNLEPSVASKVHNGLGLPSSAMNFDVANACLGFVNGMSLAANMIDSGQIKYALIVAGEDAKATQETTFERLNAETSTRDDYMREFATLTLGSGAAAAVIGPADAHPEAHRILGGVSRAGTEHHELCVGGPNGMYTDTKGLLDNGLDLVVNAWDEAHRTGWNWKSMDRYVTHQVSKSYTNAIIKAVGLIKDRVPITFSKWGNVGPASLPMTLSQEAESLKPGDRVLCMGVGSGLNTAMMEIVW
- a CDS encoding PhzF family phenazine biosynthesis protein: MTYRFSQVDVFSSDPCLGNPVAVILDAQELDDATLRRFSVWTNLSECTFVLPPTISGADYRVRIFSMNLELPFAGHPTLGTARAWLDAGGVPANDGMIIQECEAGLVPIRIEGDLLSFAAPPLQRSGPVDPQLADELLDILGADPARVLDMQWLDNGPGWVGVLMDSAQSVLDLWPDASNYPGRWDIGVIGAHPEGSEKAFEVRGFFTEGTEPLREDPVTGSLNASAAQWLIATGRATAPYIAGQGSAMGRNGEIFISAQDEQLWVGGRAEVILSGTANL
- a CDS encoding LacI family DNA-binding transcriptional regulator, which gives rise to MDNKLGKSARVGIRDVAAAAGVSPTTVSHALSGARAINPETRVRVLEIAQKLGYSPDLRARGLRSSRTFNVGLLSDTIAVTPYAGLIISGAQDAAAEHESVVLALDSTGDAQRELMGIRTLLDHRVDGLVYARMSHQSVTVPRELDGIPVVLANASSAESKYSSVVPDEQQIGLDATGHLLGVGHERIGFATVTENVPAAAGRELGYRSAIQAAGLPVNEAWISASTGDAKGGREAGRAILDRENRPTAIFCFNDEMAMGVYQAANDLGLSIPGDLSVIGVDDLQLITQALVPNLTTIALPHYQMGHWAVSQLFAQAAAEPNAHKAERLLCQLVQRDSVKAPKG
- a CDS encoding glycoside hydrolase family 32 protein, with product MTEPQPRNSRKLLAIAVLCLVVLGAAATGQILWSKPDASSPGAVPPTQVDSKFQRPGAWSEYRPATHLTPGQNWMNDPQRPFFLDGRWHFYYLYNADYPAGNGTEWYHATSTDLVHWKDEGVAIEKYKNGLGDIWTGSAVVDTENTAGFGKNAVISLVTQQVDGVQRQSLFYSTDGGYSFTSYEANPVMDNPGVEAWRDPKVVWDQERSRWLMLLAEGSKVGFYTSKDLKSWDYQSGFETTGLGIVECPDIFQMPVDGDPERTTWVLGISANGTSSGRTTGYAYWTGSFDGKNFTPEEKDPRWLDAGSDFYAAVTWEGPAAHTPPEHRYAMGWMNNWAYASDLPLGDWSGGTMSTVRQLSLRDVEGHPQLFSEPIGALDELEGDPAMTPPQLATEDQVAPLGKPESDAYRLHVDLAQDPTAPSEETRVELKDAQGASVIVGYSFKDQKLFLNRDKDKVAGTMPETYREIRSEQLPAHNGKVSLDIIVDTTSVEVFAQDGQAALSSTAFLAPGGHELTVKSLGGTTEVSESTTTPLAVAATQRQ